The following proteins are co-located in the Alcaligenes faecalis genome:
- a CDS encoding autotransporter domain-containing protein — protein sequence MDFKIKALLGHTLVALSWTSSAHAYQTEFILNQQGQPAFELRIYGPDDGGYDTSDQSDPRVSPQEIDENGRLKIRAALGRWAEIIKLPVGYTPAVINLGTMNEKNANAYGARLTSPSHPNFTLSALQARLQGIFQGDPNNPDAVIGVGKLDMDTVPATPSQLPLTGKVDYNAVIFHELAHALGISNTVMDNLPADSFDPPDPFFQNDLSPWALGLRDDQGRAPSPGQKILCSVCTNPYDPDAFDLRQDKGYFTGDHVQAVLNGAMPGIPVSILNVHDQPQYGVDRNYMSHTELRNSLMSHQTYRNYVNLMEAEIAALQDIGLSIDRRNFFGYSVYGDDVTLNNTNGYFARNEDGTTYLPGQYNMATQGLGLHIYGERNLIRQAADLLTAGPGGVGVRVDGSENTLIIPESTRIHAHGWYGRGLQFSYGRHHNIVQQGEVRADGQDGVGALFDFGQNAMGSNDEYHGSWMLMAKGQLRTVPEILQGALISNYDLSGTLSGQKAAIHIADNAWVQNINILQGAQITGDITSDYNRRDADQQLLLTRISFGQKADKNGRATNAADPDFQIRYDGNIKGQNNLAVVIAGGATSLNGQHELYGLRVDQGATLYGNSEFTLNPEYNFTNNGTLSPGNSYGHMTIKGNFVQGAAGRILLEASATQNDHVDVQGLAQLDGELTVDLQPDWYQNGWTLNQDKVFTASQTQGQFAALNATLTSPTLNVESTGNGWTVSRNQNAYAQYAASPNAAAVGTSLAQASAGNQSLAAVYQAMDFSRADGSDIGLALDQLSAGSYAAQTAAALRREHLVSEQLRQTNGINKSGWQSFIQTYGGRYHWQLGGNDVDHRSEIYGVMLGVEHRAEGSDWSLGVHGNANEQRVNVNAPFQAKSKLTGLGLGVHARYRGYSQEGWNGLAQMRVGIEQGKMNRDISFAGYQARPASDWTAHTFSLGVQTGYNWALGANGSIGPVLALDYLHYRRPGLEESGDAASRLRLDASRQNALQASIGLALRQNWDLSQNRQLQTSFSVAWEQALLSRNQTQEAAFASAQSVGFEGRYARVDHHALSLGTSISLQQSERLRLGLSANTRLLGDSRADINGKLFLNWMF from the coding sequence ATGGACTTCAAAATCAAAGCACTACTCGGCCACACCCTGGTGGCCTTGAGCTGGACCAGCAGCGCCCATGCTTACCAGACTGAATTCATTTTGAACCAACAGGGTCAACCGGCCTTTGAATTGCGGATCTATGGACCTGATGATGGGGGCTACGATACGTCGGATCAGTCCGATCCACGCGTTTCCCCCCAAGAAATTGACGAGAATGGGCGACTGAAAATTCGTGCCGCACTGGGGCGCTGGGCCGAAATCATTAAGTTGCCAGTGGGATACACACCGGCTGTCATCAACCTGGGCACTATGAATGAAAAGAACGCCAATGCTTATGGTGCTCGACTGACCAGCCCATCCCATCCCAATTTCACCTTGTCGGCCTTACAAGCACGCTTGCAGGGGATCTTCCAGGGCGATCCAAACAACCCCGATGCCGTTATCGGTGTCGGAAAACTGGATATGGACACGGTCCCAGCTACTCCCAGCCAACTGCCCTTGACCGGCAAAGTCGATTACAACGCGGTAATTTTTCATGAGCTAGCTCATGCCTTGGGCATCAGCAACACAGTCATGGACAACTTGCCTGCAGACAGTTTCGATCCACCCGACCCCTTCTTCCAGAATGACCTTAGCCCCTGGGCCTTGGGCTTGCGCGATGATCAGGGTCGAGCCCCCAGCCCTGGGCAGAAAATCCTGTGTTCCGTTTGCACCAACCCCTACGACCCTGACGCTTTTGACCTGCGCCAGGACAAGGGCTACTTCACTGGGGATCATGTACAGGCAGTCCTGAATGGCGCCATGCCGGGCATCCCGGTCAGCATCTTGAACGTCCACGACCAGCCGCAGTATGGCGTGGATCGCAACTATATGAGCCACACCGAGCTGCGCAACAGCTTGATGAGCCATCAGACCTATCGCAACTACGTGAATCTGATGGAAGCCGAAATTGCCGCCCTGCAGGATATTGGGCTGAGCATTGATCGCCGCAACTTCTTTGGCTATTCGGTCTATGGGGACGACGTCACCCTGAACAATACCAATGGCTACTTTGCGCGCAATGAAGACGGCACGACCTATCTGCCTGGTCAATACAACATGGCCACACAAGGCTTGGGCCTGCACATTTATGGCGAACGCAACCTCATTCGCCAGGCGGCGGATCTGCTGACAGCCGGGCCAGGGGGGGTAGGCGTACGTGTGGACGGTAGCGAAAACACGCTCATCATTCCCGAGTCGACGCGTATTCATGCCCACGGCTGGTATGGTCGTGGCCTGCAGTTCAGCTATGGCCGCCATCACAATATTGTCCAGCAAGGTGAAGTCCGGGCAGATGGTCAGGATGGCGTCGGAGCCTTGTTCGATTTCGGGCAGAACGCCATGGGTAGCAACGATGAGTATCACGGCTCCTGGATGCTCATGGCTAAAGGCCAGCTACGCACTGTACCGGAAATATTGCAAGGTGCCTTGATCAGTAATTACGATTTGTCCGGCACCTTGTCGGGTCAGAAGGCGGCCATCCATATCGCGGACAATGCCTGGGTACAGAACATCAATATTCTGCAGGGCGCACAAATCACAGGTGACATTACCTCGGATTACAACCGCCGCGACGCCGACCAGCAACTGCTGCTGACCCGTATCAGCTTTGGTCAAAAGGCCGATAAAAATGGTCGTGCTACCAATGCGGCTGACCCCGACTTCCAGATACGTTATGACGGCAATATCAAAGGCCAAAACAATCTGGCTGTCGTCATTGCCGGGGGCGCCACTTCCTTGAATGGCCAGCATGAGCTGTACGGCTTGCGCGTGGATCAGGGCGCGACCCTGTATGGCAATAGCGAATTCACCCTCAACCCTGAATACAACTTCACCAATAACGGCACACTCAGCCCCGGGAACTCCTACGGGCACATGACGATCAAGGGCAATTTTGTCCAAGGTGCCGCTGGCCGCATTCTGTTGGAGGCCTCGGCCACCCAGAATGATCATGTTGATGTGCAGGGCCTGGCTCAGCTCGATGGCGAGTTGACCGTGGATCTGCAGCCAGACTGGTATCAAAACGGCTGGACATTGAATCAGGACAAGGTGTTCACCGCCAGCCAGACACAAGGGCAGTTTGCTGCGCTCAATGCCACGCTGACATCCCCCACCCTGAATGTAGAAAGTACAGGCAATGGCTGGACTGTCAGCCGTAATCAGAATGCGTATGCCCAGTACGCAGCATCGCCCAATGCCGCCGCTGTTGGTACCAGCCTGGCACAGGCTTCCGCAGGTAATCAGTCCCTGGCGGCCGTGTATCAAGCCATGGACTTCTCGCGTGCAGATGGCAGCGATATTGGTCTGGCCCTGGATCAGCTAAGTGCTGGTTCCTACGCCGCCCAAACCGCCGCCGCCTTGCGCCGCGAACACCTGGTATCCGAACAACTGCGCCAAACCAACGGTATCAACAAGAGCGGCTGGCAAAGCTTCATCCAGACCTATGGCGGCCGCTACCACTGGCAACTGGGCGGCAATGATGTTGATCACCGCAGCGAAATCTATGGAGTGATGCTGGGGGTAGAACACCGCGCTGAAGGCAGTGACTGGAGCCTGGGCGTACACGGCAATGCCAACGAGCAACGCGTCAATGTAAATGCCCCCTTCCAGGCCAAGAGCAAGCTGACGGGCCTGGGCCTGGGTGTGCATGCCCGCTACCGTGGCTACAGCCAGGAAGGCTGGAACGGCCTGGCGCAAATGCGCGTAGGGATAGAGCAGGGCAAGATGAACCGTGACATCAGTTTTGCAGGCTATCAGGCGCGTCCTGCTTCGGATTGGACTGCTCATACCTTCTCGCTAGGGGTACAGACTGGCTACAACTGGGCACTGGGTGCAAACGGCAGCATCGGGCCGGTTCTGGCTCTGGATTACCTCCATTACCGTCGCCCAGGACTGGAAGAAAGTGGCGATGCCGCCAGCCGTCTGCGCCTGGACGCCAGCCGACAAAACGCCTTGCAGGCTTCCATCGGCCTGGCCCTGCGTCAGAACTGGGATTTAAGCCAGAATCGCCAACTGCAAACATCCTTCTCAGTGGCCTGGGAGCAGGCGTTGCTAAGCCGCAATCAAACCCAGGAAGCGGCTTTTGCCAGTGCCCAATCTGTAGGTTTTGAGGGGCGTTATGCACGAGTGGATCACCATGCCTTGTCGCTGGGAACCAGCATCAGCTTGCAGCAGTCCGAGCGACTGCGTTTAGGGTTGTCGGCCAATACCCGTTTATTGGGTGATAGTCGGGCCGATATAAACGGTAAATTGTTCTTGAACTGGATGTTCTAA